A single genomic interval of Deltaproteobacteria bacterium harbors:
- a CDS encoding DUF4034 domain-containing protein has translation MLKNLLLSFVAVFLSFYLSFLSVIKLINLEKAMSFIFRKNWISLLFLIIIIFVGSVSIPGINKRRYFNTISIDEIVALREMLEEKRFEELNEILEKYQKAFEKDPTDEYKVYDAYNAFYYLGPSYEKNITEWKDSFPHDYKPHLAMAQYHYGKASELKWIIWPKDKQTRDENLRIMNSHFKKSEENIRTVLKIKVDSLPAHNTLIGITNSSSFGDSESKVIKRAIEIFPYSFIIRKSSMRANQPRLGGSYAAMEKIAKDAEPFAVINPMLTSLYGFIYEYQGRNLRWKKRYNEATKLYLKALTYGELASVYEELASMNFNNLKNYDTALKYISKSIQLRPVVERYYRLRSRILFKTDNVYKAYEDMYSSVLINPHINFRIYNDNIINRRNFEIIFALREKVAKEQMKNINWVYNHNAENETKGWGANGSVKVQESVDKNHYFLIQNGDHIMQHVFLAEPTPPYALFVGRATINKIKEDMPKKSGLPVISVLIENKGGKKQNWASMHGMSASYFAKIYDNNWVPMWGIWKMPDSAIKLNFKLGQLRYRGEPIGDTEAYFDDVGLYFFNTKEEAKVFLEKHFRELGLPMSENNLLSR, from the coding sequence ATGTTAAAGAATTTACTCCTGTCTTTCGTTGCTGTCTTTCTGTCTTTTTATCTGTCTTTTTTAAGTGTCATAAAATTAATTAATTTGGAGAAAGCAATGTCATTTATTTTCCGGAAAAATTGGATATCTCTTTTATTCTTGATAATTATAATTTTTGTGGGCAGCGTTTCAATTCCGGGAATAAATAAACGTCGGTACTTCAACACCATATCGATTGATGAGATTGTTGCACTCAGGGAAATGTTGGAAGAGAAACGATTTGAAGAGTTGAATGAAATTTTGGAAAAATACCAGAAAGCATTCGAAAAAGATCCAACCGATGAATACAAGGTTTACGATGCGTATAATGCATTTTATTATCTTGGGCCTTCATACGAAAAAAATATTACGGAATGGAAAGATAGCTTTCCCCATGATTATAAGCCACATTTGGCTATGGCACAATATCATTACGGTAAAGCCTCGGAATTAAAGTGGATCATATGGCCTAAAGACAAACAGACACGAGATGAAAATTTGCGAATCATGAACTCTCATTTTAAAAAGTCAGAGGAAAATATCAGAACTGTATTGAAAATAAAAGTAGATTCATTACCTGCCCACAACACCCTGATTGGAATAACAAACTCAAGTTCATTCGGCGATAGTGAAAGTAAGGTTATAAAGCGGGCCATTGAAATATTTCCATATTCTTTCATTATCAGGAAGAGCAGCATGCGGGCCAATCAACCAAGGTTGGGTGGAAGTTATGCCGCAATGGAAAAAATTGCAAAAGATGCCGAGCCCTTTGCAGTTATCAATCCTATGCTCACATCTCTGTATGGATTTATCTATGAATATCAGGGACGAAATTTGAGGTGGAAAAAGCGATATAACGAAGCAACAAAGCTATATCTAAAAGCACTTACTTATGGTGAGTTAGCCAGTGTTTATGAAGAGTTGGCAAGCATGAATTTTAATAATCTTAAAAATTACGATACTGCACTGAAATATATTAGTAAGAGTATTCAACTACGTCCAGTAGTAGAAAGATACTACCGTCTTAGATCAAGAATATTGTTTAAGACAGATAATGTATACAAAGCTTATGAAGATATGTATAGTTCCGTCCTTATAAATCCGCATATTAATTTTAGAATTTATAATGATAATATTATTAATAGAAGAAATTTTGAGATTATATTTGCATTGAGGGAAAAGGTTGCCAAAGAGCAAATGAAAAATATCAACTGGGTATATAACCATAATGCAGAGAATGAAACTAAAGGATGGGGGGCAAACGGTAGTGTCAAGGTTCAAGAATCTGTTGATAAAAACCATTATTTTCTTATCCAAAATGGAGACCACATTATGCAGCACGTTTTTCTTGCTGAGCCTACCCCACCATATGCTCTGTTTGTTGGCCGTGCAACAATTAATAAGATAAAAGAGGATATGCCAAAGAAATCAGGGCTGCCAGTAATTAGTGTCTTAATAGAGAACAAGGGAGGAAAAAAACAAAACTGGGCATCTATGCACGGGATGAGTGCGTCATATTTTGCCAAGATATATGATAATAACTGGGTTCCTATGTGGGGTATCTGGAAAATGCCTGATTCAGCAATTAAACTCAATTTTAAATTGGGTCAATTAAGATATAGGGGTGAGCCTATTGGTGATACTGAAGCCTACTTTGATGATGTTGGACTCTATTTTTTTAATACAAAAGAAGAAGCAAAAGTATTTCTTGAAAAACATTTCAGAGAATTGGGCCTTCCAATGTCAGAAAACAATTTGCTTAGCAGGTAG
- a CDS encoding GxxExxY protein: MTKLIYEEEAYAIRGAMFDVYHEMGPGFLEAVYQECLEKELNLRNISFTAQEELVLTYKGDTLKQTYKPDLICYEKIIVELKAVRELVAEHKAQVFNYMNATGLKLGFLVNFGSHPKVEIERIII, from the coding sequence ATGACCAAGTTGATTTATGAGGAAGAGGCTTATGCAATCAGAGGGGCTATGTTTGACGTTTACCATGAGATGGGGCCAGGTTTTTTAGAAGCTGTTTACCAGGAGTGCCTGGAAAAGGAACTAAATCTGCGTAATATCTCTTTTACTGCTCAAGAAGAGCTTGTCCTGACTTATAAGGGTGACACACTTAAACAAACATACAAGCCTGATCTTATATGTTACGAAAAGATTATAGTCGAATTAAAGGCCGTAAGAGAACTGGTGGCAGAACATAAAGCTCAAGTTTTCAATTATATGAATGCAACGGGATTAAAGCTCGGTTTCCTGGTGAATTTCGGCTCTCATCCTAAAGTGGAAATTGAAAGGATTATCATATAA
- a CDS encoding YbaN family protein, with the protein MHKPFLILIGMASVGLAFIGIFLPLLPTVPFLLLALACFARSSEKLHQWILSHKRFGPHIRMWHETRSMTIRTKIYAIISIIGFGSISIINADRIWLQFLIFFILAIPVTIILKARNAVVQT; encoded by the coding sequence ATGCACAAACCCTTCTTAATATTAATTGGAATGGCCTCTGTAGGCCTCGCCTTTATCGGGATTTTTCTGCCGCTCCTTCCGACGGTCCCTTTTTTGCTCCTGGCACTGGCCTGTTTTGCCAGGTCTTCGGAGAAACTCCATCAGTGGATCCTGTCTCACAAGAGGTTCGGACCGCATATAAGGATGTGGCATGAGACAAGAAGCATGACCATAAGGACAAAGATCTACGCTATCATATCAATTATTGGATTCGGATCCATATCGATCATTAATGCCGACAGGATATGGCTTCAGTTCCTTATATTTTTTATTCTTGCAATCCCTGTCACCATAATTTTGAAGGCCCGAAATGCCGTGGTTCAAACATGA
- a CDS encoding DUF2267 domain-containing protein encodes MPVPAEYQRATEDFYSFLEEVRDVSDLGTTHRAYTTIQGVFQTFRRRLDLKGAIVFAGVLPAGLRALFVADWNPDEPKLPFGDISDMTKEVQALRADHNFATESAIGDVASVIRSHVDEAAFESVLLKLPQGAREFWQTT; translated from the coding sequence ATGCCTGTACCGGCTGAATATCAGCGCGCAACGGAAGACTTTTACAGTTTTCTGGAGGAAGTGCGGGATGTCTCCGATTTGGGGACCACCCACCGGGCTTACACGACGATCCAGGGTGTATTTCAGACTTTCCGCCGCCGTTTGGATCTGAAAGGTGCCATAGTTTTTGCAGGGGTGTTGCCCGCTGGTCTGCGCGCCCTCTTTGTAGCGGACTGGAATCCTGATGAGCCGAAACTTCCCTTCGGGGATATTTCAGATATGACGAAAGAGGTCCAGGCCCTGCGGGCCGACCATAACTTCGCAACCGAGTCCGCTATTGGTGATGTTGCGAGTGTAATAAGAAGCCATGTGGACGAGGCCGCTTTCGAAAGTGTGCTGCTTAAGCTGCCCCAGGGAGCCCGGGAGTTTTGGCAGACTACGTAA